Genomic DNA from Marnyiella aurantia:
CGGCGCGCCGGTGTTTTTATCGTTAAAAAAGTAGTATTTAAAAGAGTTCTTTACGGATAATGTTCTGACTTCTTTCCGGTCCTACTGAGACCAAATAAACGTTGATACCCAGGTATTCCTCAATAAACTCTATATATTTTTTTGCATTTGCAGGCAGTTCGTCGTAAGACCTGGCATGCGTAATGTCTTCGGTCCATCCCTCCAGTTCCTTATAGATCGGTTCGTAATCGTAAAGTTTTGTGGTGGACGATGTAAAGTAATCAATAATCTTCCCGTCCTCGGTTTTGTAGTGTGTAGCAACTTTCACAGTAGGGATTCCGGACAGAACATCAAGCTTGGTAATTACAAGATTATTGATACCGTTAATCATCGTAGCATGCTTCAGAGACACAAGGTCTAACCAGCCCGTCCTTCTCGGTCTTCCTGTAGTGGCACCGAATTCGTGACCGACTTTGCGGATCTCTTCGCCCAGTTCATTGTCCAGCTCCGTTGGGAAAGGACCATTACCCACCCGTGTAGTATAGGCTTTTGCCACACCAATCAGATTCTGCAGACTTGTAGGAGGTACACCGGCACCTGTACAAACTCCGCCGGTTGACGGTGAAGAGGATGTTACATACGGATAGGTACCAAAATCAATATCCAGCATTAAAGCCTGCGCACCTTCGAAAAGTATATTTTTTCCGTCTTTAATGGCCTGGTTAAGTTCCACTTCAGTATCTACGATACGGTCTTTCAGTTTTTCGCCTATCTCCAGAAACTCATTAAAGATTTCATCCACGTTAAGCGTAGGCTTATCGAAATATTTTTCGAAGAGGCTATTCTTGCTCTTCAGATTTTTCTCAATCTTTTCGCGAAGCACTTCCGGATTCAGAAGATCAACCATGCGGATTCCTACGCGTGCGATCTTATCCTCGTAGCAGGGACCGATACCTTTTTTTGTGGTACCGATTTGAGTTCCGTCCTCTTCTTCCTCGCGATAGGTGTCAAGTAAAATATGATAAGGCATAATTACATGTGCCCTGCGGCTGATGAAAACGTGATCAGTTCTCATACCTTTGGCTTCCAGCTGGCCTATCTCCTTCATAAAAGCTTTAGGGTTCACCACTACACCATTGGCAATGATACATTTACCCTGGCACTGCAAAACTCCGGATGGCAACAGGTGAAGAACGAACTTCTCTTCGCCGGCATATACTGTATGACCCGCGTTATCGCCGCCCTGAAAACGAACGACATAATCAGATTTTGCGGAAAGTACATCCGTTATTTTACCTTTACCTTCATCTCCATACTGAAGACCAACAACCACGTAAGTTGACATATTCTACTGTTTTTAGATTCGCGCAAAGTTACTTTTAATATAAGTTTCAGGCAAAGTTTGCCTTAAAAATATTGGAACTGAGGTGTAATTTCCAACTCACAAAGAGGCTCAAAATTTTTTGGATAAAAATGCTTAAATTTGCAGACTTCAAAACAGTGTATGGAATCCATTAAAATTCATGACAAAACTTTCGTTCCTTATTTAAAGGATGCTGAAATACAGGAAATTGTAAAAGCAACCGCCCTTAAAATTTACGAGGATTACAAGGATGAAGTTCCTGTTTTCATTGGTGTACTGAACGGTGTGGTGATGTTTTTTTCCGACTTGATGAAACACTATCCCGGTCAGTGTGAAATTGCATTTATCCAGATGAGCTCTTATGTCGGTACACAGTCCACAGGTATTGTTTACCAGAAAATGGAACTTACCAAGGAGATAAAAGACAGGCATATTATTCTGGTGGAAGACATTGTGGATACCGGCAACACTGTTGAAAGTCTATTCCAGTATTTTAATGAGACACAGCGTCCAAAGTCGGTGAAGCTGGCCTCATTCCTGCTTAAGCCGGAAGTGTATAAGAAGGATTTCAAACTGGATTACATTGGAAAGGAAATCCCGAATAAGTTTGTCCTGGGCTACGGTCTGGATTATGATGAACTCGGCAGGAACCTGAAAGACCTTTACCAACTGGCAGAAGGCCAAATAAACCACTAATCATCCGCCAGCGCGGAATTTTTTTCATAACAAACAATTATTCATGATCAACATCGTTTTATTTGGTCCTCCGGGAAGCGGCAAAGGCACACAGGCCCAGAACCTGATTGAAAAATTTAACCTTAAGCAGATTTCTACTGGCGACCTTTTCCGTTACAACATCAAAAATGAAACGGAACTTGGCAAACTGGCAAAATCTTATATCGACAAAGGAGAGCTTGTACCGGACCAGGTAACTACCGATATGCTTACCGATGAAGTGAAAAAACCTACCGATACCAACGGCTTTATCTTTGATGGTTATCCAAGGACGGTAAACCAGACTGAAGCTCTGGAGGAAATTGTAAAGAAAGAACTGAACTCCGAAATTTCTGTTTGTCTTTCACTTGTTGTTGAAGATGAGATTTTGGTGAACCGTTTACTGAAAAGAGGTGAAACCAGCGGCCGCACCGACGATTCGAATGAAGAAATCATCCGCACGAGAATTCAGGAGTATTACAGCAAAACTGCCGAGGTAGCCGAGCTGTATAAGAAGCAGAATAAATATGTAGAAATAAAAGGCGTAGGAGAAATTGACGAGATTTCGGAAATGCTTTACGCTGAAGTTGAAAAAATAAAATAGGATGCAGGTGCCGGGATTTAGGATGCAGAATGCATTTCCTGAAAAATCCAGATCCGTAAACTAAACCTTAACCTAAACCCTAAAAGTACACTATGTCAAACTTTGTAGATTACGTAAAAATTCACTGTAAATCCGGACACGGAGGTGCAGGATCGGCACACCTTCGCCGCGAAAAATATATTCCCAAGGGCGGTCCAGACGGCGGCGACGGCGGCCGTGGCGGACACGTGATCATGAAAGGCGATTCCCACGAGTGGACATTGCTTCCGCTGCGTTTCACGCGGCATGTAAAAGCAGAGCGCGGGCATAACGGTGCCAAAAATCAACTTACAGGTGGTTACGGTGAGGATGTGTACATAAAAGTTCCGTTGGGTACCATAGCCAAAAATGAGGAAGGCGAAGTAATTGCTGAAATCATGGAAGACGGTCAGGAAATCATACTGATGCATGGTGGCAAAGGAGGTTTGGGTAATGAGCATTTTAAATCATCTACCAACCAGACGCCGCGTTATGCACAGCCCGGAATGCCCGGTGAAGAAGGATTTATCACTTTCGAACTTAAAATCCTTGCAGATGTAGGCTTGGTAGGTTTCCCGAATGCAGGAAAATCCACCCTACTCGCCGCAGTATCGGCCGCCAAACCAAAAATCGCAGATTATGCCTTCACCACACTGACTCCCAACTTAGGGATTGTGGACTACCGGAATTACAAATCATTTGTGATGGCCGACATCCCGGGGATCATTGAAGGTGCTGCGGAAGGTAAAGGATTGGGACACCGTTTCCTGAGACACATAGAAAGGAACTCCATCCTGCTCTTTTTAATTCCGGCAGATTCTGAAAGCCATTATAAGGAATTTGAGATTTTAGAAAACGAACTGAAAAAATACAATCCGGAACTGCTGGATAAGGACTATATCATTTCCATTTCTAAAGCAGATTTGCTTGATGATGAATTAAAACAAGACATCTCAAAGGAATTTCCCGAAAACCGCAAGCCTATTTACTTTTCCAGCGTCACGCAGGAAGGCCTTACGGAACTGAAGGATGTGATCTGGAAGAAACTGCACGGGTAATACGACTTACAAATAATTAAAAACAGATCTGGTTTGCGGGTCTGTTTTTTTTTGGCACAATGATGTGCTTCTTAAAACATTAATCATAATCAGTTTTGGTTTATATAGCCTGCCTTACACGTAAACTGATTACCATGCGAGGCAAAGGCGCAGTGGTTTCGAGCGTTGGCTTCCAATGCCTGCGTATTTTGTACCGATAATGAAAGTAAAATTTATGAAAAACACAGCACTCCAATTCATTATGCGTAACCGCTTATCCCTCCGCAAAATAGGAGTTACAAAGGCTTTTTAAAAATTTTGGAAAACACTTCGGCAGAAAAGAGGACTTGCGTATATTTGAGAGTAAGCAGAAATACTATGAGACAAATCGCACTGATTTTGACTTTACTTTATTTGGCAATAAATATAAACGCTCAAAATATTAAATTTAGAGAAAATATTGACAAAGATTCTTTGTTTAACGCTACTGTTTTAAAACTACCTGCCGAAATGCGTGAAGATTTCACTAAAACATACAAAAGTGGAAATGAACAAGAAAAGGAATTTTTGCTGTTTATGATTTCAATGCCTGAAAGTAGCAAAAATGAACTAATAGAAAATTTTGAACAGAGAAAAGCAGAAATTCAAAGGTTGAAAACCGAATATCAAAAACTTGTTCCTAAAAATTTCATAGTTGATATTGAATTTGAACCAGAAAGCAAAATTTTGACTGCTACAGAAGAAATTAGTATCAAAATCTACAAATTGAAAGCCAAAAATGAAAAAGAAGACATTGACGATATTCAGAGAACTGATGGTTTAAAAGTTATATCTCAAAATTGGAATTTGAAACCAAATTCTAATGAACTTGAAAAAGTAATTAAATCGATTGGATGGACAAATCAAAATCTTGATGAAATTAAAAAACTTCTAAAAGAAGCAAATTGTATTTCAATACAGAATGGAAAAATTACAGCAATAGGTTTTGCACGAAGCGGAATGGGAAAATATTCGTATAAAATTTTCGACAAGCCGCTTAACGAGAAAGAAAAAATAGAATATAACAATAATTGTGAGTACATCTTTTACAAGGATAACATTGTTCTTGAATATGGTGGTGGTGCGATTGGTTCACAATGTTTTGAAAAACAATGAAAATACTTCTGCTAATAACTAACCTTTCGCCTTGTCCGCAGGACAGGAGATGTATTAATAATCATCAAATCAATTAAAAATCTAAGAGACAATTGATAA
This window encodes:
- a CDS encoding adenylosuccinate synthase: MSTYVVVGLQYGDEGKGKITDVLSAKSDYVVRFQGGDNAGHTVYAGEEKFVLHLLPSGVLQCQGKCIIANGVVVNPKAFMKEIGQLEAKGMRTDHVFISRRAHVIMPYHILLDTYREEEEDGTQIGTTKKGIGPCYEDKIARVGIRMVDLLNPEVLREKIEKNLKSKNSLFEKYFDKPTLNVDEIFNEFLEIGEKLKDRIVDTEVELNQAIKDGKNILFEGAQALMLDIDFGTYPYVTSSSPSTGGVCTGAGVPPTSLQNLIGVAKAYTTRVGNGPFPTELDNELGEEIRKVGHEFGATTGRPRRTGWLDLVSLKHATMINGINNLVITKLDVLSGIPTVKVATHYKTEDGKIIDYFTSSTTKLYDYEPIYKELEGWTEDITHARSYDELPANAKKYIEFIEEYLGINVYLVSVGPERSQNIIRKELF
- a CDS encoding phosphoribosyltransferase yields the protein MESIKIHDKTFVPYLKDAEIQEIVKATALKIYEDYKDEVPVFIGVLNGVVMFFSDLMKHYPGQCEIAFIQMSSYVGTQSTGIVYQKMELTKEIKDRHIILVEDIVDTGNTVESLFQYFNETQRPKSVKLASFLLKPEVYKKDFKLDYIGKEIPNKFVLGYGLDYDELGRNLKDLYQLAEGQINH
- a CDS encoding adenylate kinase encodes the protein MINIVLFGPPGSGKGTQAQNLIEKFNLKQISTGDLFRYNIKNETELGKLAKSYIDKGELVPDQVTTDMLTDEVKKPTDTNGFIFDGYPRTVNQTEALEEIVKKELNSEISVCLSLVVEDEILVNRLLKRGETSGRTDDSNEEIIRTRIQEYYSKTAEVAELYKKQNKYVEIKGVGEIDEISEMLYAEVEKIK
- the obgE gene encoding GTPase ObgE — protein: MSNFVDYVKIHCKSGHGGAGSAHLRREKYIPKGGPDGGDGGRGGHVIMKGDSHEWTLLPLRFTRHVKAERGHNGAKNQLTGGYGEDVYIKVPLGTIAKNEEGEVIAEIMEDGQEIILMHGGKGGLGNEHFKSSTNQTPRYAQPGMPGEEGFITFELKILADVGLVGFPNAGKSTLLAAVSAAKPKIADYAFTTLTPNLGIVDYRNYKSFVMADIPGIIEGAAEGKGLGHRFLRHIERNSILLFLIPADSESHYKEFEILENELKKYNPELLDKDYIISISKADLLDDELKQDISKEFPENRKPIYFSSVTQEGLTELKDVIWKKLHG